tcaccattaaaagccccATACTAAGaatacaattataatgttctcattacaattttatgtagcttatatgacagacttgcactGCACATGTTGAACTTTTTGAAGATattccaatcatatttcaagcaattcaaaaccatcatggtaaacagtgcgcatctgaagtgtctgaAGGAAATAAgccattatttatcagctttaatatatcagccaaactttcttatcgggccgataacgataacattaaaaatgaacatatatcagccgataccgatatggtggccgatatctCGTGCATCCCTAGTATACAAGCATTTTCCAGAGTATCATTCTTAAGTTTATGTGATTTGTCTTTTTCCAGTGGCTGAACAAGCAGAGTCCATAGACAACCCCATGCATGAAGCGGCCAAGCGAGGTACTCAAATACAGACCCATTtagcattttgtttgtttgttaatgtGGTGAAACAATcaaattttttgtgtgtgaatgcaGGTAATCTGAGCTGGCTCAGAGAGTGTTTGGATAATAAGGTTGGCATCAACGGACTGGACAAAGCAGGGAACACCGCTCTCTACTGGGCCTGTCACGGAGGGCATAAAGGTAAAAGATGCACACACTGGTAAAAACATATACTTGGACTGTTTACAGATGCTAATATCTATTATATGGCACagaaaaaagcaccataaataaattttatgcaaacaaatgagtaaaattaataaatcatttgttCTTAGATGTGGTGGAGATTCTGCTGAGTCAGCCAAACTGTGAGCTCAATCAGCAGGTAAGTCTAATGttggttaaaatgtttttgataaatCACTGTTCTGGAGATCAAATGCATTTTATAAACATTGAGATCAGCTTACAATGGTGTGTATGCAAAATTATGGATTTTTCAGGAAACGGTTCTTTATATTTGACTCAATGTATCAAATGACGTTCATTTCCACAACAGAATAAGCTGGGAGACACGGCTCTACACGCAGCTGCCTGGAAGGGTTATTCAGATATAGTTGAGATGTTGCTCAATAAAAGTAAGTCAGTACGTTTTTCCTCATAACCACGTTCATTTTCTTACACACATTCTGTGATACAAGGGTGGGGTAAAAATATTGACTTACTAATTAACTTTCATCTTAAAAGATCCAATATTTGTTCTTAAAAGAATTTGGCTTTACATTTATTAGTAGTGTATTAGTAAACGTAAAGGTTTTTTAGGTCTTACATTTAATTCTAAAGGGATATTTTCACCAGAAATgaaaaatgatcccatgatttagtcagcatcaagccatcctaggtgtatatgactttcttctttcagccgactttcttcttttcacaaaactttataaactataatcactggcttccggcaacAGCCGTACGCACATTTACGAGAGAGTCAAGTTCCGGTGGAagggtgacctttgacctgatgTATGGCGTAGGAAGCTTAGGTGAGAATCGACGCCTCTCACGAAAACCACGCGACTCGCTAGTGAATGCGCGTATGGCCATTACCGGAAGCCAgcgattatagtttataaagttttaaatatggatatttttcttaaaaaaaaccacatcgcttcgcttcagaaggaattTTATTAACCtgctggagtcgtatggattacttttatgatggatggatgtgctttgaAGCTTGGAAGAGacagaatattatttaatataactctgattgtgtttggctgaaagaagaaagtcatatacacctaggttggcttgaggctgagtaaattatgggatcattttcatttttgggtgaactattcctttaaaccgttaatattttagtaatgcATGGAGTTATTCATAAAGAATTTCAAAGCAAATATCAAAGAAAAGTTAATATTGTAACTGGATTATTCTTAATTATAACTGGAAGCGACCAATGGCAATCTTTATCATGCCAAAACAAAACTTGAAGCTTGACTTTATCAAAAGTCaaataaaagcaaatgtttACATTCAACAGAAATCCAGCTGTATTAAAATTAACTTCACATGGATTATGTGAGAATAGTGAAATCATTTTACACAAAATGGGCCTCATGAAACATGAGCAGAACATATTTGCATGTAAAAAGGTTCGTAAAACGATTCTTATGTAAAGTCGTGTTATGCGCGATGTCTTACACGTGTTTGTAATAAATCAAGTACCAATTTGTGATATCTGTATTTGCATCTTTTCTCATTGTTTATATTGCGGatgtgtgtttatattgtaGATGCCAGGACAGACATCCTCAACAATGAGAAGAAGACAGCTCTGGATATGGCCACCAACGCACAAAGTGCCTCTCTGCTAAAGAGGAAACTGGGAGGAGGTGAGTCAAAAGGCGTCTCCTTTCAGTTACCTCCTTCagatgtcacttcctgtgagATATTCACATAACTAACTGTCTGTCTGCTGAATTTACAGTGATTCTGCGCACCCACAGTAATGCCGAGGAGTATCTTGATGATGAAGACTCCGActgagagaagagcagcactaATGAAGTCCATTCATTCCTACACTCATTCCAGCACAAAccattatatgtatataaatctAAATCTGTGCAAGAAACAATACTTACAAAGGTTGGGAGGATTGCCACTGGTTGCCGTTGTCTGATAGTCTCAACTTTCTTCTTTATTCCAGTTCATTGTAAAAGTATTGCAGTACTTGTCTGTTCAGTACATGTTTAGGATGGACACAGTGAACATTTGTTCTTCTATTTGCTGCTCCTCTCTTAACTGTATTTATTCCGTAGAATTGTCTTTTTGATTTTAAAGTGCCTTCTTTAATAGGGAGATCGCCCAGGCAAAACGTCTTAGAGCCCTGGGTCTTTTTATTCCAATAGTTTTATGCACATATATGTGGGTAAGCATGTGTGTGCACTCCTgagcattttaaatttttggttgtgattgtgtttgtgtgtatgtgtacgaGATGTTCTTGATGATAGAATTGCATGTAAATCCAAACATTACAACTATGCAAATAAATCAGTGGCCTTTGCTTGATATGCAAGACTCAAGCTTGGAGCTTGAATGCAtaggtattttaaaatgtcctcTTTTTACCTTTGT
This Ctenopharyngodon idella isolate HZGC_01 chromosome 5, HZGC01, whole genome shotgun sequence DNA region includes the following protein-coding sequences:
- the LOC127513290 gene encoding osteoclast-stimulating factor 1; the protein is MSKPPPKPAKPGQVKVYRALFTFDPRTPDELYFEEGDILYISDTSDSNWWKGTCRGRTGLIPSNYVAEQAESIDNPMHEAAKRGNLSWLRECLDNKVGINGLDKAGNTALYWACHGGHKDVVEILLSQPNCELNQQNKLGDTALHAAAWKGYSDIVEMLLNKNARTDILNNEKKTALDMATNAQSASLLKRKLGGVILRTHSNAEEYLDDEDSD